A window of Aerococcus urinae contains these coding sequences:
- the obgE gene encoding GTPase ObgE, which translates to MSTFYDYAKIWVKAGKGGDGLVAFLREKYRPDGGPAGGDGGRGGDVIFKVDEGLRTLIDFRYNRHFKAKPGENGMTKGRYGRGADDLVVPVPPGTTVRDFDTGDLIGDLVEDGQELIVAKGGRGGRGNIKFATHNNPAPEIAENGEPGQERTLQLELKLLADAGLVGFPSVGKSTLLSVVSAAKPKVGDYHFTTINPNLGVVTTRNHEEFVLADLPGLIEGASEGIGLGMRFLRHIERTKVILHVVDMGAYENRDPFEDYVKINKELSNYDEELIARPTIIVANKMDIPEAVLYLEEFKEKLNTYFSDNYPDLSVPEIYPISAFTHAGINDLMDHTAVLIDEETERREALEAEKAVEDQRESVNYQIEEEEPYFYINRDSDGTFILSGRRIEKDFKMANLEYDESAMRFARRLKKQGVDEALREKGAKSGDIVRLLDYEFEFLD; encoded by the coding sequence ATGTCAACATTTTATGATTATGCCAAAATATGGGTTAAAGCCGGCAAGGGAGGCGATGGTTTAGTTGCCTTTCTCCGTGAAAAATACCGTCCTGATGGAGGCCCCGCTGGTGGTGATGGTGGTCGTGGCGGTGATGTGATTTTCAAGGTGGATGAAGGCTTAAGAACCCTGATTGATTTCCGCTACAATCGTCACTTTAAGGCCAAGCCTGGAGAGAATGGAATGACCAAGGGCCGTTATGGACGTGGGGCAGATGACTTAGTCGTCCCAGTGCCTCCTGGAACAACAGTTCGCGACTTTGATACAGGTGACTTGATTGGCGATTTAGTGGAAGACGGTCAGGAGCTCATAGTCGCTAAGGGAGGTCGTGGCGGACGAGGTAATATCAAATTTGCCACTCATAATAATCCTGCCCCAGAAATCGCTGAAAATGGCGAGCCCGGCCAAGAGAGAACCCTGCAGCTGGAATTAAAACTTTTAGCGGATGCGGGTTTAGTCGGTTTTCCATCAGTCGGAAAATCGACCTTGCTGTCTGTTGTCAGTGCAGCAAAGCCTAAGGTAGGGGACTATCATTTCACTACTATTAATCCTAATTTAGGTGTGGTAACGACAAGAAACCATGAGGAATTTGTCTTAGCTGACCTTCCCGGCCTAATTGAGGGCGCCTCGGAAGGAATTGGCCTTGGCATGCGATTTTTGCGTCATATTGAACGAACAAAGGTAATCTTACATGTGGTTGATATGGGCGCTTATGAAAACCGGGATCCTTTTGAGGATTATGTAAAAATCAACAAGGAACTCAGCAACTACGATGAGGAGCTTATCGCTAGACCGACGATTATTGTTGCAAATAAGATGGACATTCCAGAAGCAGTCTTATACTTAGAAGAATTTAAAGAGAAGTTAAACACTTACTTTTCAGACAACTATCCTGACTTAAGCGTACCTGAAATTTATCCTATTTCTGCCTTCACCCATGCTGGGATTAACGATTTGATGGACCATACCGCTGTATTGATCGATGAAGAAACCGAACGAAGAGAAGCCCTAGAGGCAGAAAAGGCAGTAGAAGATCAAAGGGAAAGCGTCAATTATCAAATTGAGGAAGAGGAACCTTACTTCTATATTAACCGGGATAGTGACGGTACTTTTATCCTGTCCGGTAGACGCATAGAAAAAGATTTCAAGATGGCGAACTTAGAATATGATGAAAGTGCTATGCGCTTTGCTCGTCGCTTGAAAAAACAAGGTGTCGACGAAGCGTTGCGGGAAAAGGGAGCCAAATCAGGCGATATTGTGCGCTTGTTAGACTATGAATTTGAATTTTTAGATTAG
- the glyS gene encoding glycine--tRNA ligase subunit beta, producing MNNHSYLIEIGLEEMPAQYVRSISKQFQERVEKFLDENRLTYGSIETFATPRRFAVLVKELADRQSTFEEEAKGPAKRIAQDDAGNWTKAAMGFARGKGLTVDDIYFKELKGEDYAYVTVRSEGLNVEEVLADIKNCVSEMNFPVSMHWDSHEFRYIRPVHWIVSLLDKEVIPFNVLAVEAGNLSRGHRFLYNESVEISHASLYEESLEKAAVIVNQDKRKQMIKEQIEALAKENNYQVPLDQDLLEEVTQIVEYPTAFVGDFDEKYLSLPAPVLITSMREHQRYFAVEDQEGKLLPHFIALRNGNHDHIETVKNGNEKVLVARLEDAMFFVEEDQKHAIDDFAQKLTDVTFHAEIGSMKQKMERTGKIAHYLYENWAMHEVFAGQLATDFTQEIDRTASIYKFDLVTQIVDEFSELQGIIGEIYAKKAGEDPQVAKAIREHYLPSGNASELPQSPLGLLFAISDKLESIISFFAIGKIPSGSNDPFALRRQMIGILAILEAEHLPLEWHQALQDIFEQVYDFDQDKQVELSQAIIQFLSDRLKNNLADKEIRFDISQAAREAKYIDVLTIIQAAELLNAHKEDEDYKDNVEAWQRINNIILKVSQEEVELPLVNEDLFESDSESDLYQAVSDLRLDEGVEEAYEEITALTPIITQFFEDNMVFTDNQDIRNNRLALLNLIDQAITKHYNVQALQAK from the coding sequence ATGAATAATCACAGCTATTTAATTGAAATCGGCTTAGAAGAAATGCCAGCCCAATATGTTCGTAGCATCAGTAAGCAATTTCAAGAACGGGTCGAAAAATTTCTTGATGAAAATCGCTTAACTTATGGTTCGATTGAAACTTTTGCTACACCGAGACGTTTTGCGGTTTTAGTAAAAGAATTGGCTGACCGCCAAAGCACTTTTGAAGAAGAAGCTAAAGGACCGGCCAAACGAATTGCCCAAGATGACGCAGGGAATTGGACCAAGGCGGCCATGGGGTTTGCGCGTGGTAAGGGACTAACTGTTGATGATATCTATTTTAAAGAATTAAAAGGCGAAGACTATGCGTACGTTACCGTGCGCTCTGAAGGCCTTAATGTTGAAGAGGTATTAGCAGATATTAAAAATTGTGTCAGTGAGATGAATTTCCCTGTCTCTATGCATTGGGATTCTCACGAATTCCGCTATATCCGTCCAGTTCACTGGATCGTATCCCTATTAGATAAAGAGGTTATTCCTTTTAATGTCCTAGCGGTTGAAGCTGGCAATCTTTCTCGCGGTCATCGTTTTCTCTATAATGAAAGTGTTGAAATCAGTCATGCTAGTCTTTATGAAGAAAGCCTGGAAAAAGCAGCTGTCATTGTTAATCAAGATAAGAGAAAACAAATGATTAAGGAACAAATTGAAGCCCTTGCCAAAGAAAATAATTATCAGGTGCCACTTGATCAAGATCTACTCGAAGAAGTGACCCAAATTGTTGAATATCCAACAGCTTTTGTAGGGGATTTTGATGAAAAATATTTATCTCTTCCAGCCCCTGTCTTGATTACAAGTATGCGGGAACACCAACGCTATTTTGCGGTGGAAGACCAAGAAGGTAAGTTATTGCCTCATTTCATAGCTTTAAGAAATGGTAACCATGACCATATTGAAACCGTTAAAAATGGGAACGAAAAGGTGCTAGTGGCTCGTTTAGAAGATGCCATGTTCTTTGTAGAAGAAGACCAAAAGCATGCTATTGATGATTTCGCTCAAAAGCTAACCGATGTGACTTTCCATGCGGAGATCGGTTCTATGAAACAAAAAATGGAAAGAACCGGAAAAATTGCTCACTATCTCTATGAAAACTGGGCCATGCATGAAGTCTTTGCGGGGCAATTAGCCACTGACTTTACCCAAGAAATCGACCGTACCGCTTCTATCTATAAATTTGACCTGGTAACTCAAATCGTGGATGAATTTAGTGAATTGCAAGGAATTATTGGGGAAATTTATGCTAAAAAAGCGGGAGAAGACCCACAAGTTGCCAAAGCGATTCGTGAACACTATTTACCAAGTGGTAACGCGAGCGAACTTCCCCAAAGTCCACTAGGTCTTCTATTTGCTATTAGTGATAAATTAGAATCAATTATTTCTTTCTTTGCTATTGGAAAAATTCCTTCTGGTTCTAACGATCCCTTTGCCTTAAGACGGCAAATGATTGGTATTTTAGCGATCTTAGAAGCTGAACACTTACCTTTAGAGTGGCATCAAGCCTTGCAGGATATCTTTGAACAGGTTTATGACTTTGACCAAGATAAGCAAGTCGAATTGAGTCAGGCCATTATCCAATTCTTATCTGACCGGCTTAAGAATAACTTGGCTGACAAGGAAATTCGCTTTGATATTTCTCAAGCCGCTAGGGAAGCTAAATATATCGATGTATTAACCATTATCCAGGCTGCTGAATTATTAAATGCTCACAAAGAAGACGAAGACTATAAAGATAATGTCGAAGCATGGCAACGGATCAATAATATTATCCTTAAAGTTAGCCAAGAAGAGGTTGAACTTCCCCTCGTAAACGAAGATTTATTTGAAAGCGATTCGGAAAGTGATCTCTACCAAGCGGTGTCGGATTTAAGACTAGATGAAGGAGTAGAAGAAGCTTATGAGGAAATTACCGCTTTAACGCCAATAATTACTCAATTCTTTGAAGATAACATGGTCTTTACCGATAACCAAGACATCCGCAACAACCGCTTAGCACTCTTAAACCTAATTGACCAAGCGATCACAAAGCATTATAATGTCCAAGCCTTACAAGCTAAGTAA
- a CDS encoding SDR family NAD(P)-dependent oxidoreductase, whose product MPLNDKDRQGQWALITGASSGIGRATAIALAKAGYSLLLTARHQERLEESKQLCLEAGARAVDIFPADLNDLETIDRLVHYAFERYSIRIVVHSAGLGYFERVIRQSDAHTLEQINTNLLSAIYLCQRIAIAMLDQGLSKTYLVILASIAARIQTAGNASYAASKAGLLAFANGLRQELWSTPIQVMTVLPGPVKTAFFDQADPSGQFIQAVDAFTVEAGEVAQAICQGIKRNKMEVVVPNYYACINKVLSLSVPLGYRLIHWTMSRIKSR is encoded by the coding sequence ATGCCATTAAATGATAAGGACAGGCAAGGACAGTGGGCCTTGATTACTGGAGCTTCTAGTGGTATTGGTCGCGCTACTGCAATTGCTTTGGCTAAGGCAGGCTACTCACTCTTACTAACCGCTAGGCACCAGGAACGCTTGGAAGAAAGTAAGCAGCTATGCTTAGAGGCTGGCGCAAGAGCTGTAGATATTTTTCCAGCTGACTTAAATGATTTAGAGACAATTGATCGTCTAGTCCACTATGCTTTTGAGCGTTATTCCATAAGGATTGTCGTCCATAGTGCTGGCTTAGGCTATTTTGAACGGGTTATTCGGCAAAGTGATGCCCATACCTTGGAACAGATCAATACCAATTTGCTAAGTGCCATCTATCTTTGCCAACGCATCGCCATTGCCATGCTTGATCAAGGCTTAAGTAAGACCTATTTGGTGATTTTAGCATCAATTGCCGCGCGCATTCAAACCGCTGGCAATGCTAGCTATGCTGCATCTAAGGCTGGTTTGTTGGCTTTTGCTAATGGCTTAAGACAAGAGCTATGGTCAACACCCATTCAAGTAATGACTGTTTTACCTGGCCCAGTAAAGACCGCTTTTTTTGACCAGGCAGATCCGAGTGGACAATTTATTCAGGCAGTCGATGCATTCACAGTTGAAGCAGGAGAAGTTGCCCAAGCGATTTGCCAGGGAATAAAAAGAAACAAGATGGAAGTTGTTGTTCCTAATTACTATGCCTGCATAAACAAGGTCTTGTCGCTTTCGGTTCCCTTAGGCTACCGTTTGATTCATTGGACCATGTCTCGGATAAAATCACGTTAA
- the glyQ gene encoding glycine--tRNA ligase subunit alpha, producing MTTTAKTVQEMILALHQFWSNQGCLVLNAYDTEKGAGTMSPYTFLRAIGPEPWNACYVEPSRRPDDGRYGQNPNRLYQHHQYQVVMKPNPDNIQELYIESLKSLGIDPLKHDIRFVEDNWENPSMGCAGLGWEVWLDGMEITQFTYFQQVGGLDCYPTTSELTYGIERLASYLQGVDSVYDLEWSRGVKYGEIFKQPEFEHSTYSFEKADTQMLFNNFDAYEREANQQIDNGLVHPAYDYILKCSHTFNLLDARGVVSVTDRAAYLARVRHMARRVARLMVEKRKELGFPLLSREEAQSYLKEDGKHE from the coding sequence ATGACAACTACTGCCAAAACCGTTCAGGAAATGATTCTTGCCTTGCATCAATTTTGGTCTAATCAAGGGTGTTTAGTGTTAAATGCCTATGATACCGAAAAAGGTGCAGGGACCATGAGTCCATATACTTTCTTAAGAGCTATTGGACCAGAACCTTGGAATGCCTGTTATGTAGAACCTTCACGGCGTCCCGACGATGGCCGTTACGGTCAAAACCCTAACCGTCTTTACCAACACCATCAATATCAAGTGGTCATGAAACCAAATCCTGATAATATTCAGGAACTCTATATCGAAAGTCTTAAGAGCTTAGGGATCGATCCTTTGAAGCATGATATTCGTTTTGTTGAAGATAACTGGGAAAACCCATCGATGGGTTGTGCTGGTTTAGGTTGGGAAGTTTGGTTAGATGGAATGGAAATCACTCAATTTACTTATTTCCAACAAGTGGGTGGTTTAGATTGTTATCCGACCACTTCTGAGCTCACTTATGGGATTGAAAGACTTGCTTCCTACCTTCAAGGAGTAGACTCCGTCTATGATTTGGAATGGTCTCGAGGTGTGAAATACGGAGAAATCTTTAAACAACCTGAATTTGAACATTCGACTTATTCCTTTGAAAAGGCGGATACACAGATGTTATTTAATAATTTTGACGCCTATGAAAGAGAGGCCAATCAACAGATCGATAACGGCCTAGTTCACCCAGCCTACGACTATATCCTTAAATGTTCACATACCTTTAATTTGTTGGATGCCCGGGGCGTTGTGTCAGTGACCGACCGTGCGGCTTACTTGGCTCGGGTTCGCCACATGGCAAGACGGGTAGCACGTCTAATGGTTGAAAAACGTAAAGAATTAGGTTTCCCCTTATTATCACGCGAAGAAGCCCAAAGCTATTTGAAGGAGGACGGTAAGCATGAATAA
- the recO gene encoding DNA repair protein RecO, with the protein MTINQATFPGIVLYQRPYKEKDLLVKIFTQPYGKRMFFVRNIHKPNNVLKQPSFAFVRAEYIGTINDRGFSFLKEVKSMTFPKHTMSDLEAMAYASYLCHLVDASMPDREVDQVLFTQLEQALDKIETGFNPAIISNILEVQLLAKFGVMPQLHACQICQEDQGIFDFSVAFDGLLCQKHFGRDPRRLHWPARAAHFVKLFSQINFAKLESIQLNSQSQAVIRRAIDDLYDEYVGLHLKSKSFIDKLANFSNPLD; encoded by the coding sequence ATGACCATCAATCAAGCAACTTTTCCGGGGATTGTTCTCTATCAAAGGCCCTATAAGGAAAAAGATTTGCTGGTTAAGATTTTTACTCAACCCTATGGCAAGCGCATGTTTTTTGTTCGTAATATTCATAAACCTAATAATGTGTTGAAGCAACCTAGCTTTGCCTTTGTTAGGGCGGAATATATTGGTACGATCAATGATCGGGGCTTTTCCTTTCTTAAAGAAGTCAAGTCGATGACTTTTCCCAAGCATACCATGAGTGATTTAGAAGCGATGGCTTACGCCAGCTATCTCTGCCATTTAGTGGACGCCTCTATGCCGGATAGAGAAGTCGACCAGGTACTTTTTACTCAACTTGAACAGGCTTTAGATAAGATTGAGACAGGTTTTAATCCCGCCATTATTTCTAATATTTTAGAAGTTCAGCTCTTGGCTAAATTTGGGGTCATGCCCCAATTGCATGCCTGTCAAATCTGTCAAGAGGACCAGGGGATTTTTGATTTTTCAGTTGCTTTTGATGGGCTATTGTGCCAAAAGCATTTCGGTAGGGATCCTAGAAGACTCCATTGGCCAGCTCGAGCAGCACATTTCGTCAAGCTGTTCAGTCAAATTAACTTTGCTAAGCTAGAAAGTATTCAGTTAAATAGTCAAAGTCAAGCCGTGATTCGACGAGCAATCGATGATTTATATGATGAATATGTGGGCTTGCACCTGAAAAGCAAAAGCTTTATCGATAAGTTGGCGAATTTTTCTAATCCGCTTGACTAG
- the rnz gene encoding ribonuclease Z, with product MELTFLGTGAGVPSKARNVSCTLLKLLDERNEMWMFDCGEGSQQQFLKTTLKPRKVTKIFISHVHGDHMYGLPGFLSSRSFQGGENVPLTIYGPKGVKKYVQTSLGISKTRLTYPIYYQELDQSGIAFEDQQFTVKYATLDHIVPSYGFRVEEADSAGELLIDKAREAGVPNGPLLGQLKAGLTIQLEDGRELQGKDFLGPDKRGKIVSIYGDTRYCQAGIDLAQNADVLVHEATFEAGEEKMAHDYYHSTASQAAMVAKKAGAKQLYLTHISARYVGAMAKELQKGAEKIFPASKVVKDFDSYAIK from the coding sequence ATGGAGTTAACTTTTTTAGGTACTGGTGCAGGAGTACCCAGCAAGGCCCGCAATGTGTCTTGTACCCTGTTAAAATTATTAGACGAGCGCAATGAAATGTGGATGTTTGATTGTGGGGAAGGCAGTCAACAGCAGTTTCTTAAAACAACTTTGAAACCCAGAAAAGTAACTAAAATATTTATCTCCCATGTTCATGGTGACCATATGTATGGTTTACCCGGCTTCTTAAGTAGCCGAAGCTTCCAAGGTGGAGAAAATGTTCCCTTAACTATTTATGGACCCAAAGGCGTGAAAAAATATGTTCAAACGAGTTTGGGAATATCCAAAACCCGCCTAACCTATCCAATTTATTACCAGGAATTAGACCAATCTGGTATTGCTTTTGAAGACCAGCAATTTACGGTTAAATATGCAACTTTAGACCATATTGTTCCTAGTTATGGTTTTAGGGTGGAAGAAGCCGATTCAGCTGGTGAATTATTAATAGATAAGGCCCGGGAAGCAGGAGTCCCAAATGGCCCGCTCTTAGGGCAATTAAAGGCAGGCTTGACCATTCAATTGGAAGATGGTAGGGAACTTCAAGGAAAAGACTTTCTTGGGCCAGATAAGCGCGGAAAAATTGTCAGCATCTATGGGGATACCCGCTATTGCCAGGCTGGGATTGATTTAGCTCAAAACGCTGATGTTTTGGTCCACGAAGCGACTTTTGAGGCTGGTGAAGAGAAAATGGCCCATGATTATTATCATTCGACTGCTAGTCAGGCTGCCATGGTGGCTAAGAAAGCCGGAGCTAAGCAGCTCTACCTAACCCATATTTCGGCACGTTATGTCGGGGCAATGGCTAAAGAGTTGCAAAAAGGTGCCGAAAAAATATTTCCTGCTAGCAAAGTGGTGAAGGATTTTGATAGCTATGCCATTAAATGA